In Acaryochloris sp. CCMEE 5410, the following proteins share a genomic window:
- a CDS encoding WD40 repeat domain-containing protein — MKKSQILLLTSFAAALVSFLSFSEFQETRVIANEVVHRKSLSGDLVAQKPSQFRQVWAVAYSSDGKLIASTNDDTTVKIWKVGEAEPIQTLLGHSAQVLGVDFSPDNKVLATCSSDDTIKLWDVNTGKLLNTLEGHAGSIYSLKFNPDGKTLVSGSFDRTIKIWSVDGRLIKTLEGHPAYVDSLAFTRDGQVLASGGSGGTIKFWNPKTGGLIRTVKRGPGLTTGLSFDPGGRVLVAAKGTHEIEFWNANNGDLIRAVRVHKKRVSNVEFSPDGDMLATSSWDGTIKLWDALRGRLIRTLSPHTREVHSMQFSPDGEYVVSGSHKGNVKIWRVNDGKEVYSLWH, encoded by the coding sequence ATGAAAAAATCCCAGATTTTGCTATTGACTTCATTTGCTGCTGCTTTAGTTTCTTTTTTGTCTTTCTCAGAGTTCCAAGAAACACGGGTTATAGCCAACGAAGTTGTTCATCGAAAAAGCTTAAGTGGGGATCTTGTTGCCCAAAAACCATCACAATTTCGTCAAGTATGGGCGGTTGCTTATAGCTCTGATGGAAAACTGATCGCATCCACAAATGATGATACAACTGTAAAAATCTGGAAGGTTGGAGAAGCAGAACCTATTCAGACCTTATTAGGCCATTCTGCACAGGTTCTAGGTGTTGATTTTAGCCCAGACAATAAAGTTCTAGCAACTTGTAGTAGTGATGACACTATTAAGCTTTGGGATGTCAATACTGGGAAATTGCTGAATACCCTTGAGGGACATGCAGGATCGATTTATTCTTTGAAGTTCAATCCTGATGGAAAGACACTGGTATCAGGTAGCTTTGATCGGACAATTAAAATATGGTCTGTAGATGGGCGATTAATCAAGACATTAGAAGGGCATCCAGCCTATGTGGATAGTCTTGCTTTTACCCGTGATGGACAAGTGCTGGCATCAGGTGGATCTGGTGGGACCATTAAATTTTGGAACCCGAAGACAGGTGGATTGATTCGCACTGTTAAGCGGGGGCCAGGATTGACTACTGGGTTGAGCTTTGATCCTGGTGGACGTGTTTTAGTGGCTGCAAAAGGGACACATGAAATTGAATTCTGGAATGCCAATAATGGAGATTTGATCCGAGCTGTACGGGTTCATAAGAAAAGGGTTAGTAATGTTGAATTTAGTCCTGATGGGGATATGTTGGCCACCAGTAGTTGGGATGGAACGATTAAGCTGTGGGATGCGCTTCGTGGGCGTTTAATCCGTACTTTGTCCCCTCATACGAGGGAGGTTCATAGTATGCAGTTTAGCCCTGATGGTGAGTATGTTGTTTCAGGAAGCCATAAAGGGAATGTCAAAATTTGGCGAGTTAATGATGGGAAAGAGGTCTATAGCCTATGGCATTAA
- a CDS encoding Mov34/MPN/PAD-1 family protein produces the protein MAKEDYKAVIEGELTLVNKTAIKRAISKIESHHQVEKVSNVVADSNTKDVDVTVNIKLNLPFNWLSQGKSPNGVFSIEPVTFTFPSTYPINAPTIKLRDDFDTSLAHIQPRIDQGAIIPCIYAGDLDELMQSGGLTVIINQVISWLEKAALKQLIDPDQGWEPIRRDTLKNRVIADCDFLRNFVSSQEKHFFLTFDFLGIESPSSEGNLDNFSTYGIIGSQQIKSKDLKVTSLEYQKFDNNVFKGKSLAILVTPGRLTSSGEPIVYDKYQPEYVKHLYELSNKANEYGCINELTNGLRNLQRYLNNLHLPNNLPLAIILCVRRPYNLIGETSNIELIPYIIYIDRPDQLNLGSRTSVFPACHQQSITPQILQKLSGKLLHSESNSTILLGCGSLGSKIALHLARSGNAPNKVIDRKYLSPHNAARHALCPISSNQLVWIDNKAASLAYAIKGLGQCCKGFTEDITKIISDKKLFHKIIPNNSWGIINSTASHSVREALTSKNIKRLKTRIIEASLFSKGLIGTLTVEGPHRNPNSSDLIVSLYEHLRQDDVMQSIFYGKENILQEISIGQGCSSITMVVSDAKISLFAASMSEAISKYQNEGLPTSTGEILLGQLTENNLGLKWRSINIPPVHIIPTTNDPTWTVRLSEYAHSKIVNESMSYPDVETGGILMGRISECQQSFLVANVLSAPPDSVRSQSEFILGTHGLNKQIQEYMSACNSTLYCLGTWHSHLGNSHPSSTDLNTASILANSNDDPLIMLIRSPKGYSAILADRSN, from the coding sequence ATGGCTAAAGAAGATTATAAAGCCGTAATAGAAGGTGAGCTTACACTAGTTAATAAGACGGCTATAAAAAGAGCAATCTCAAAGATTGAATCTCATCACCAAGTTGAAAAGGTTTCTAATGTTGTAGCAGACTCCAATACTAAAGATGTTGATGTCACAGTTAATATCAAGTTAAATTTGCCATTTAATTGGCTATCACAAGGGAAAAGTCCCAATGGTGTATTCTCAATAGAACCCGTTACATTTACTTTTCCTTCGACTTACCCAATCAATGCTCCAACGATTAAACTTCGAGATGATTTTGATACTTCTCTAGCTCATATTCAACCGCGAATAGATCAAGGAGCTATCATTCCCTGTATATATGCGGGAGATCTCGATGAACTAATGCAGTCTGGAGGACTTACTGTTATTATCAATCAGGTAATATCTTGGCTTGAGAAGGCAGCATTAAAACAACTTATTGATCCAGATCAAGGATGGGAGCCAATACGTCGTGACACTCTAAAAAACAGAGTTATCGCAGATTGTGATTTCCTAAGAAATTTCGTATCAAGTCAAGAAAAGCACTTTTTTCTTACATTTGATTTTTTAGGAATTGAGTCCCCTTCAAGTGAAGGCAATTTAGACAATTTTTCCACATATGGGATAATTGGAAGTCAGCAAATAAAATCTAAAGATTTAAAAGTTACTTCTTTGGAATACCAGAAGTTTGACAACAATGTCTTTAAAGGAAAGAGCTTAGCTATCTTAGTAACACCAGGGAGACTAACATCATCAGGGGAACCTATAGTTTATGATAAATATCAACCTGAATACGTTAAACACTTGTATGAGTTATCAAATAAGGCAAATGAATATGGTTGCATTAATGAACTAACTAACGGACTTAGGAATTTACAAAGGTATTTAAATAATTTACATTTACCAAATAACTTGCCTCTTGCTATCATTCTATGTGTTCGCCGTCCTTATAATTTAATAGGTGAAACCAGCAATATAGAACTTATCCCTTATATTATTTATATTGATCGCCCAGATCAATTAAATTTAGGAAGCCGTACATCAGTATTTCCAGCGTGCCACCAACAATCTATAACTCCCCAAATATTACAGAAATTATCAGGAAAGTTACTTCATTCGGAAAGCAATAGTACTATTTTGCTTGGTTGTGGAAGCTTAGGCTCAAAAATTGCTCTGCATCTAGCTAGATCAGGCAATGCACCCAATAAAGTTATTGATAGAAAGTATTTATCCCCTCATAATGCTGCTCGACATGCATTATGTCCAATTTCTAGCAATCAACTCGTATGGATTGATAATAAAGCTGCAAGCTTAGCTTATGCAATTAAAGGTCTAGGCCAATGCTGCAAAGGATTTACAGAAGATATTACTAAGATAATCAGCGACAAGAAACTATTTCATAAAATAATTCCAAATAACTCTTGGGGAATCATTAACTCTACAGCCTCACACTCAGTAAGAGAAGCACTGACATCTAAAAACATTAAGCGACTAAAGACAAGGATTATTGAAGCTTCACTATTCTCAAAAGGACTCATTGGAACACTCACCGTAGAAGGCCCACATCGTAATCCTAATTCATCAGATCTTATTGTCAGTCTCTACGAGCATCTAAGACAAGATGATGTAATGCAAAGTATCTTCTACGGTAAAGAGAACATACTTCAAGAAATCTCTATAGGGCAGGGATGTAGCTCAATTACAATGGTTGTTTCGGATGCCAAAATATCATTATTTGCTGCATCCATGTCTGAAGCAATATCAAAGTATCAAAACGAGGGTCTACCAACAAGCACAGGAGAAATTCTACTCGGGCAACTTACCGAGAACAATCTAGGTCTGAAGTGGCGTTCCATCAATATCCCTCCTGTTCATATAATTCCTACTACAAATGATCCTACCTGGACTGTGAGACTTTCAGAATACGCCCATTCAAAAATCGTAAATGAATCAATGAGTTACCCTGATGTGGAGACCGGAGGTATTCTCATGGGAAGAATTTCTGAGTGTCAGCAGTCATTTTTAGTAGCTAATGTTCTCAGTGCTCCACCTGACAGTGTCCGTTCTCAATCTGAATTTATCCTTGGTACACATGGGCTAAATAAACAAATTCAAGAATATATGTCAGCCTGCAACAGCACTTTATATTGTTTGGGTACTTGGCACAGCCACCTTGGGAATTCTCATCCATCATCAACTGATTTAAATACAGCTTCAATACTTGCCAACTCAAATGACGATCCCTTAATTATGCTCATTAGAAGTCCAAAGGGATACTCAGCTATTCTCGCCGATAGAAGCAATTGA
- a CDS encoding DUF6788 family protein, translating to MPIGLTQLKPAIAKLSPNKKQRLLKWLQSEIEKDDLNTEVSPKAARKVKATYRHEYVRCGKDTCDCMSGNVEDMHGPYWYAYQLIDGRLVSKYIGKKFKELD from the coding sequence ATGCCCATCGGCCTCACCCAGCTAAAACCCGCGATTGCAAAGCTCTCTCCGAACAAAAAGCAGCGATTGCTTAAATGGTTACAATCTGAGATCGAGAAAGATGATCTCAACACTGAGGTATCTCCAAAAGCTGCTCGAAAAGTTAAGGCTACCTATCGGCATGAATATGTTCGGTGCGGTAAAGATACCTGTGATTGCATGTCGGGGAATGTAGAGGATATGCACGGCCCTTACTGGTATGCCTATCAGCTAATCGATGGAAGGTTGGTCAGTAAATATATTGGGAAAAAATTCAAAGAGCTAGATTAA
- a CDS encoding LexA family transcriptional regulator has translation MRVHSVHAWKNSVVLERPLFGAYAPAGFPSPAQDWIDSGLDLNEFMVSHPAATYYVRVSGDSMIEAGILNGDYLIVDRAVEARHGVIVVAVLEGEMTVKRLYRQKGVIELHPENKAYPPIRIKQDMELVIWGVVIGVFRKTFI, from the coding sequence ATGCGCGTACACTCTGTTCATGCCTGGAAAAATTCTGTGGTGCTAGAACGGCCTCTGTTCGGTGCTTATGCCCCGGCAGGGTTTCCATCTCCAGCACAAGACTGGATTGACAGTGGATTAGATCTCAATGAATTTATGGTGTCACATCCGGCAGCAACCTACTATGTGCGGGTTTCCGGTGATTCTATGATTGAGGCTGGCATTTTAAATGGAGACTATCTGATCGTTGATCGGGCTGTTGAGGCCCGTCACGGTGTCATCGTTGTGGCAGTGTTAGAGGGTGAAATGACAGTGAAGCGGCTCTATCGGCAAAAAGGTGTGATTGAGCTGCATCCAGAAAATAAGGCTTATCCACCCATTCGGATCAAGCAAGATATGGAACTAGTGATTTGGGGCGTGGTGATAGGTGTCTTCCGCAAGACCTTTATCTAA
- a CDS encoding Y-family DNA polymerase, translating to MDCDNFYVSCEKNFKPAWKDHALGVLSNNDGCLVARSHELKAAGIPMGAPYFKYRKELQALDAILVSSNYALYGDMSARVMTTLGQFTPELEIYSIDEAWLNLTGFELATLDAYAREIVATTKRHTGIPVSMGIGPTKVLAKIANRICKRWAIPGQVFNIGSAESLDGILTTIQVEDIWGIGRQWAKKLEASGIYTAKDLREADDEQMRRRYNVVMQRLILELRGISCLGIDQIAPKKQIIVSRSFGERVEDLDSLLQAVAMHATRAGEKLRSQDSECGAIQVSIRTGRHNPKEKFFGESALVRFPVATADTRKLICAAQRGVKQIYKKGPRYAKAGVMLLDISPTNVKQQNLFCEGDSQKATTLMQIVDQLNDEYGRKTVFFASEGMHQTWAMKRRMMTQAYTTQWSDVPVVH from the coding sequence GTGGACTGTGATAATTTCTATGTCTCATGTGAAAAAAATTTCAAACCCGCCTGGAAAGACCACGCACTGGGGGTTCTATCCAACAATGACGGTTGCCTTGTCGCAAGATCTCATGAGCTTAAGGCAGCAGGCATTCCAATGGGAGCCCCCTACTTCAAATATCGAAAGGAGTTACAAGCACTAGATGCGATACTTGTGTCCAGCAATTATGCGCTCTATGGCGATATGTCAGCCAGAGTAATGACTACGCTAGGCCAGTTTACCCCTGAGTTAGAGATCTACAGCATTGACGAGGCTTGGTTAAATCTAACGGGCTTTGAATTGGCCACTCTAGACGCCTATGCGCGGGAGATCGTAGCCACCACCAAGCGTCATACTGGGATTCCGGTCTCTATGGGAATTGGGCCTACCAAGGTACTGGCTAAAATTGCAAACAGAATCTGTAAGCGGTGGGCGATTCCTGGTCAGGTCTTTAATATCGGTAGTGCTGAGTCTCTGGATGGCATACTGACCACGATCCAGGTTGAAGACATCTGGGGGATTGGTCGTCAATGGGCTAAAAAGTTAGAGGCATCCGGCATTTATACGGCGAAAGACCTAAGAGAGGCTGATGATGAACAGATGCGGCGACGGTATAACGTAGTGATGCAGCGCCTGATTTTGGAACTGCGGGGAATCTCTTGTTTGGGTATCGATCAGATTGCTCCCAAGAAACAGATCATTGTGTCACGCTCTTTTGGGGAGCGGGTAGAGGATCTGGACTCCCTGTTGCAAGCGGTAGCGATGCACGCGACCCGAGCCGGAGAGAAATTGCGATCGCAAGACTCAGAATGTGGGGCCATTCAGGTTTCTATTCGTACAGGCCGCCATAATCCGAAGGAAAAGTTTTTTGGGGAATCGGCCTTGGTCCGGTTTCCGGTGGCCACCGCCGATACTCGCAAGTTAATCTGTGCGGCTCAGCGTGGCGTCAAGCAGATTTATAAAAAAGGCCCTCGTTATGCTAAAGCAGGGGTCATGTTGTTGGATATTTCACCCACCAATGTGAAACAGCAGAACTTATTCTGTGAGGGAGATAGTCAGAAAGCAACGACGCTGATGCAGATAGTCGATCAGCTTAATGATGAGTATGGTCGCAAAACTGTGTTTTTTGCCAGTGAGGGGATGCATCAAACTTGGGCTATGAAACGCAGGATGATGACCCAGGCATACACTACCCAATGGAGTGACGTACCTGTTGTTCACTAA
- a CDS encoding serine protease — protein MKSKINRKDPHSLEDNIDFVELIVRMMTAQVLDIELFADILSSCSNNGIFIKQGYFHDEDFSNYQQKIENRGTPLPVLYSSLTILEKEGIITAMKPGNSISRAKIVYFANPKAIEIHRQKTLRNILLGFDYIIRRHRKSIFKVVITNSDGDENIGTGFLLNSTFSSRSLVITNKHVVIDAVSIRLLCDSDEAESKEILVDKKNDIVFDKHNDIAAITLKDIDSSDALIPNTAPKILDEVVTLGYPAVPRTNDAYLVAHKGEINSFVKDYESKSYFLFSAKTSPGNSGGPIIDKTGRFVGIVTQNFFEENSFKEKGITPYHAGIPASEVVSFIEKKFPSRNRSGGFIRLTHNDSALLQ, from the coding sequence ATGAAATCAAAAATCAATCGAAAAGATCCTCATTCCCTAGAAGACAATATAGATTTTGTTGAACTAATAGTAAGAATGATGACTGCGCAAGTATTAGATATTGAATTATTCGCAGATATTTTATCAAGCTGCTCAAATAATGGAATATTCATAAAGCAAGGATATTTTCATGATGAAGACTTTAGTAATTATCAGCAAAAGATAGAAAATCGTGGAACGCCATTACCAGTACTTTATAGCTCTCTAACAATCCTAGAAAAAGAAGGAATTATTACTGCAATGAAGCCTGGAAATTCTATATCTAGAGCAAAGATTGTTTATTTTGCCAACCCAAAAGCAATAGAAATTCATAGACAAAAAACATTGAGAAATATTCTGCTGGGGTTTGACTATATCATTCGCAGACATAGAAAATCTATTTTCAAAGTTGTGATTACAAATTCTGATGGTGACGAAAACATTGGGACAGGCTTTTTATTGAACTCAACCTTCTCATCTAGATCTTTAGTTATAACTAATAAACATGTGGTAATAGATGCAGTGTCAATACGCTTATTATGCGATAGTGATGAAGCAGAATCTAAAGAAATACTTGTTGATAAGAAAAATGATATCGTTTTTGATAAGCATAACGATATCGCAGCAATCACCTTAAAAGATATAGACTCAAGTGATGCTCTAATACCCAATACAGCTCCAAAGATATTGGATGAAGTAGTAACACTTGGATATCCAGCAGTTCCTAGAACAAACGACGCTTATTTAGTTGCTCACAAAGGTGAAATAAACTCTTTTGTCAAAGACTATGAGAGCAAAAGCTATTTTCTCTTTTCTGCGAAAACATCTCCTGGGAATAGTGGTGGCCCCATAATAGATAAAACAGGACGCTTTGTGGGAATCGTCACTCAAAATTTCTTCGAGGAAAACTCATTCAAAGAAAAAGGAATCACGCCATATCACGCAGGAATTCCAGCCTCTGAAGTAGTTAGTTTTATAGAAAAGAAATTTCCTAGCAGAAACAGATCAGGTGGATTCATAAGACTGACTCACAACGATTCTGCACTACTCCAATGA
- a CDS encoding toll/interleukin-1 receptor domain-containing protein has product MEINFSTDADGFLSQECPSCYQQFKIIFGEGSDDPISFCPYCGYNGQQCWWTSEQATYIESVAVNELLGSGSSLSQPSATLIETDDSYDILRFSCCNETIKAAKYQKLFCVICGKEIDMQINSSNKVFLSHKGVDKKKVIDFKETLKLLGYDPWIDDDAMPAGTTLERALLQGMQDSCGVVFFITPDFKDEGFLETEVNYAIQEKRKKKEKFAIIALLFQDKEGKKGEIPELLKSYVWKKPKSSLEAFREIIRALPIKPKHIDWRDEIPGVVTTPLAKSNKTELSDEAKIILKEAAKGNTDIFYLKDLNHISLSTNGKEFFTDQDNRTRALWEGGLEDLKRRRLIIEKPNTNGQYLTLTREGFKAADELAKDNV; this is encoded by the coding sequence GTGGAAATCAATTTTTCGACTGACGCAGATGGCTTTCTGTCACAAGAGTGCCCTTCTTGCTATCAGCAATTCAAGATTATTTTCGGTGAGGGAAGTGACGATCCAATCTCTTTTTGCCCTTATTGTGGTTATAACGGTCAGCAATGCTGGTGGACCTCTGAACAAGCAACTTACATAGAGTCAGTTGCTGTGAATGAGTTACTAGGCTCAGGATCGAGTTTATCTCAACCTTCAGCCACTCTCATAGAGACTGATGATTCATACGATATCCTACGCTTCTCATGCTGCAATGAAACCATAAAAGCAGCTAAATATCAAAAACTCTTTTGTGTTATTTGTGGTAAAGAGATAGATATGCAAATAAATAGTTCAAACAAAGTATTCCTTAGCCATAAAGGAGTTGATAAAAAGAAGGTCATCGACTTCAAAGAAACATTGAAATTACTTGGATACGATCCGTGGATTGACGATGATGCAATGCCTGCTGGTACAACTCTTGAACGCGCTCTTCTCCAGGGAATGCAAGATTCATGTGGTGTAGTTTTCTTTATAACTCCTGACTTCAAAGATGAAGGTTTTCTGGAGACCGAGGTGAATTATGCAATACAGGAGAAACGTAAAAAGAAAGAAAAATTCGCCATCATTGCTCTACTTTTTCAAGATAAAGAAGGAAAAAAAGGTGAGATACCTGAACTACTAAAATCATATGTTTGGAAGAAACCGAAATCATCTCTTGAAGCATTTCGTGAAATTATCCGAGCTTTACCCATTAAACCAAAACATATTGATTGGCGTGATGAAATTCCTGGTGTAGTTACTACACCATTAGCTAAATCTAATAAAACGGAACTCTCTGATGAAGCAAAAATAATTCTCAAAGAAGCCGCTAAAGGTAATACTGATATTTTTTATTTGAAAGACTTAAACCATATATCGTTATCAACTAATGGCAAGGAGTTTTTTACTGATCAAGATAATAGAACACGGGCACTTTGGGAAGGTGGACTAGAAGATTTAAAGCGTCGAAGACTAATTATTGAAAAACCGAATACAAATGGTCAATATTTAACATTAACCCGTGAGGGTTTTAAAGCTGCTGATGAATTAGCTAAAGACAATGTTTAG
- a CDS encoding Txe/YoeB family addiction module toxin, which produces MWTIKYTKQAQKDALKLAAANLKGQAQKLLDILAVNPYQSPPAFEKLKGTSEPTFSRRINIQHRLVYQVLDDQQIVKVLRM; this is translated from the coding sequence ATGTGGACAATCAAGTATACGAAGCAGGCCCAGAAGGATGCTTTGAAGCTGGCTGCTGCCAATTTAAAGGGACAAGCACAAAAGCTTTTGGATATCTTGGCTGTTAATCCCTACCAATCGCCACCTGCGTTTGAAAAGCTGAAGGGGACGTCTGAACCAACTTTTTCGCGACGAATCAATATTCAGCATCGATTAGTTTATCAAGTCCTTGATGATCAGCAGATCGTTAAAGTCTTGCGGATGTGA
- a CDS encoding type II toxin-antitoxin system Phd/YefM family antitoxin — protein sequence MTDSTILSVTEARQTLFGLVDQVNESHEPVTITGKRGNAVLVSEQDWKAIQETLYLKSIPGVWESIEEGIQEPLDECADELDW from the coding sequence ATGACTGACTCTACGATCCTCTCTGTGACTGAAGCGCGACAAACGCTGTTTGGTTTGGTGGATCAGGTCAATGAGTCTCATGAACCGGTGACGATTACGGGTAAAAGGGGGAATGCCGTTTTAGTCAGTGAACAGGATTGGAAGGCGATTCAAGAAACGCTCTATCTCAAGTCGATTCCTGGGGTCTGGGAGTCGATTGAGGAGGGGATTCAGGAGCCTCTCGATGAATGCGCGGATGAGCTGGATTGGTAG
- a CDS encoding DUF932 domain-containing protein, with protein MLQGLSLDELATEIQEQTQLKQDFAVESQQIQMTPQGDRLLVPKLGLDLLVNDMAHRQMGASMKIHRKYYLQMLHNAPDLLATNVNYWLQRQGQRTHVLRTMEGTARAFLGGGYGIVDHEHLLLPLLLKLRELDDDLEVLSTGLTENRLFLKLAFPKLEGEIRKGDVIRSGVTICNSETGLGGLNTFQANFRLACTNGMTRMEKGMRFSIRHSGQRHELGEILDPDLAADKVQRFLEHFNEARDEAAFQRTLEQMRRATQQSVEVSADVLLENARQHFGLTLDEQKNALENILMEEDLTQYGLMNAFTATAKQVHSYARASELEAMGSKILNLSRF; from the coding sequence ATGCTTCAAGGTTTATCTTTGGATGAGTTGGCGACTGAGATTCAGGAACAGACTCAGTTGAAGCAAGATTTTGCGGTGGAGTCTCAACAGATTCAGATGACTCCACAGGGCGATCGCTTGCTCGTTCCTAAATTGGGCCTGGATCTATTGGTGAATGATATGGCTCACCGGCAGATGGGGGCTTCGATGAAGATTCATCGTAAGTACTATCTACAGATGTTGCACAATGCACCTGATTTGCTGGCGACCAATGTCAATTACTGGCTACAACGTCAAGGACAACGCACCCATGTCCTCCGAACAATGGAGGGGACGGCTCGGGCGTTCTTGGGGGGTGGCTATGGCATCGTGGATCATGAGCATTTGCTGTTGCCGTTGCTGCTGAAGCTCCGAGAGTTGGATGATGATCTGGAGGTCTTAAGTACAGGTCTGACGGAGAATCGGCTGTTTCTGAAGCTGGCGTTTCCAAAGCTCGAAGGTGAGATCCGAAAGGGGGACGTGATTCGCTCGGGGGTGACGATTTGCAATTCGGAGACGGGGCTAGGGGGGCTGAATACGTTTCAAGCGAATTTCCGCCTAGCCTGTACGAATGGCATGACGCGAATGGAGAAGGGGATGCGCTTTTCGATCCGCCATTCGGGTCAGCGTCATGAGCTGGGGGAAATCCTCGATCCTGATCTCGCGGCGGATAAGGTGCAGCGCTTCTTGGAACACTTTAATGAGGCCAGGGATGAGGCTGCGTTCCAACGAACCCTGGAGCAAATGAGACGTGCTACACAGCAGTCTGTGGAGGTCTCGGCGGATGTGCTCTTGGAGAATGCTCGACAACACTTTGGACTGACGCTCGATGAGCAAAAAAATGCCCTTGAGAATATTCTCATGGAAGAGGACTTGACGCAGTATGGCCTGATGAATGCGTTCACGGCGACGGCGAAGCAGGTTCACTCCTACGCTAGAGCCTCTGAACTCGAAGCGATGGGCTCTAAAATCCTCAACCTCTCTCGCTTTTGA
- a CDS encoding DUF6876 family protein, which produces MLTASELLADLDHYYCTTQHYKHPFGLLYTDGVKALAMGGECYWLIDAIASYQPGKVIRANSRLLEFQRWMLTVNPDKSALLACYENNANTCIPAITQKIDWTNFVLPEIELYVENGVLLLPSEH; this is translated from the coding sequence ATGCTAACTGCTTCTGAACTGCTTGCTGATCTTGATCATTACTATTGCACTACACAACATTACAAACACCCCTTTGGCCTTCTCTATACCGATGGCGTTAAGGCACTGGCTATGGGTGGGGAATGCTATTGGCTCATCGATGCGATCGCGAGTTATCAACCTGGAAAAGTCATTCGCGCTAATTCCAGGCTCTTAGAGTTCCAGCGCTGGATGTTAACGGTCAATCCTGACAAAAGTGCGCTCTTGGCTTGCTACGAAAATAACGCTAACACCTGCATTCCCGCTATCACGCAGAAAATCGATTGGACTAATTTTGTTCTGCCTGAAATCGAGCTTTATGTGGAAAATGGAGTGCTGCTTTTACCCTCTGAACATTAA